The sequence GGCAGCAAAATACCCTATCGTTGTCGGTATCGATGCGATAGATGGAATGGTCGCTGTGGAAGGCTGGGGAGAAGTGAGTGATATGAAAGCCACTGATCTCGCACGTGAATTTGCCAATGCAGGTGTACAGGCTATCATCTGTACCGATGTAGGACGTGACGGAATGATGACAGGTGTCAATGTAGATTTCACGTTAGAAATTCAAAAGGCTTCAGGTGTTGAAACGATTGCTTCTGGCGGATTAAAAGATATGACAGATATCAATGCGCTCATAAATGCGGGCATCGATGGTACGATCGTAGGCAAAGCATTCTACGAAGGAACACTTGACTTGGAAGAAGCATTTAAGGTCGCTAATGCAAGATAAATATTATGAACTCACCATCACGCTTAATGATGATTTTGTAGATTTTATCGCAGACTTCATTGCCAATATTTATGGTGAAGGATTGGAACTTGGTAAAGGGAAGATCATCCTACGTAGTGAGTCTGATTTAACTTTCGTTAAAGATGCGCTTGTATCATTGTCCGGAACTTTAAATGATACCATCACAATGGACTATACACTCGAAGAGAAAGAAAATGTAAACTGGATCAAGACCTATCAAGACTCTATCCAACCTATAGAAGCCGGTAAATTTTACATCTTTCCAAGCTGGTATGAGCCCAAAGAAGAGTGTATCAATATCAAAATAGACCCAGCACTTGCTTTTGGTTCGGGACACCATGCCACAACATTTTCATGTTTAGAGGCTATCAGTACTTATGTCGATGCAGGAAAATCTGTTATCGATGTCGGTTGCGGTTCTGGTATTTTGGGTCTTGCGTGTAAGAAACTGGGAGCAAATGTAGAACTTTGTGATACGGACCCTCTCTCTGTTGAAAGTTGTCAAGAGAACTTTGCGTTAAACGAAGAAACCTATGACAAGCTCTGGGAAGGCTCCATAGACAAAGCAGAAGGTACCTATGATGTGGTCATCGCAAATATCATAGCAGATGTACTCAGATTTATCGCCAAAGATTTAAAATCTGCCTGTAAAGAGGATGGTACCTTGATACTTTCAGGTATTTTGGATAAAAAAGAAGATCTGGTCGTAGAATCATTTAAAGAACTTACACTGGTAAAAAGAATACTTAAAGATGAGTGGGTCACACTCGTATATAAGAAGGAAATCAATGGCTAAGCAAAATAATAACCAAGAGAATAATAACAATAATAATTTTTTTAACAACAATCCACTATTGGCATTTGCACTCTTTTCTATCGTCATCATCATGATCTTTAAATCATTTGTAGGCGATAGTGGCGGTCTGGGCAATATGCTCGACAGCAGCAACAATGTCACACAAACCAAAACGGTCAAATACTCAGAGATCAAGAGTGAAATAGAAAAAGGGTCGGTCACCTCCGTAAAGCTTACGCCTACCACAGTAGAAGCAATCGCTGATGTTAATGGGCGTAAAACACGTTTTGTTGCACAAAATGTCCCTACCTATGACAAAGACCTTATCCCTCTTTTGGAAGAAAAACATATCACTTATGAAGGTATCATGGGTGGTGGCTTCCTTTCAGATCTTTTAGGATCATTGGTGCCTATTCTGATCTTCTTTGCTATTTGGATCTTCTTAGCCAAAAAAATGTCCAAAGGTATGGGCGGTGGCATACTGGGTGCCGGTAAAGCCGATAAGCTGATCAACTCTGAAAAACCTGATACGAAGTTTCATGATGTACAGGGTGTTGAAGAAGCCAAAGATGAAGTCAAAGAGATCGTTGATTTCCTTAAATTCCCTGAACGCTACATAGAACTGGGGGCAAAGATCCCTAAAGGTCTGCTTTTAGTAGGACCTCCGGGAACAGGTAAAACACTGCTTGCCAAAGCTGTGGCAGGTGAGGCATCTGTACCTTTCTTCTCTGTCAGCGGTTCAAGCTTCATTGAAATGTTCGTGGGTGTCGGTGCAAGCCGTGTACGTGACCTTTTTGCCCAGGCGAAAAAAGAGGCCCCTGCGATCATCTTCATTGATGAGATCGATGCTATCGGTAAAAGCCGTGCGTCGGGTGGACAGATGGGCGGAAACGATGAGAGAGAACAGACACTCAACCAACTTCTCGCAGAGATGGATGGTTTTGGTACAGATACCCCTGTCATCGTACTCGCTGCAACGAACAGACCCGAAACACTCGATGCGGCACTGCTCAGAGCAGGACGTTTTGACAGACAGGTACTGGTAGACAAACCAGATTATGACGGACGTTTGGCTATCTTGAAAGTACACTCCAAAGATGTAAAACTAGCAGCCAATGTTGACTTGACCATTGTGGCAAAACAGACAGCCGGTCTGGCAGGTGCAGACTTGGCGAATATCATCAACGAAGCTGCCCTTCTGGCCGGAAGATTTAACAAAAAAGAGATCGAACAAGAAGATCTTTTGGAATCTATAGAGCGTTCATTTGTGGGACTAGAAAAGAAGAACAGAAAGATCTCAGAAGTAGAGAAAAAGATCGTAGCCTATCATGAAAGTGGTCATGCACTGATGGCAGAGCTTACAGAAGGTGCCACACGTGTGACCAAAGTCTCTATCATTCCTAGAGGGTTGGGTGCACTGGGCTATACCCTGCACCTTCCTGAAGATGAAGAGCGTTTCTTAAAACAAAAGCATGAGCTTATGGCCGAGATCGATGTACTTCTCGGTGGCCGCGCAGCCGAAGAGGTTTTCATCGGTGAGATCAGTACAGGTGCAGGTAATGACCTTGACCGTGCAACGGCTATCTTGAAAGATATGGTCTCTGTCTATGGGATGACCGATGTGGCAGGGCTTATGGTGCTTTCCCGCAGCCAAAACTCTTTCCTTGGCGGTGGTGCAGTATCCACAGACTATAGTGAGAAGATGGCAGAAGATATGGATAACTATATCCGTTCCACGCTGAATGAGCGTTATACCTATGTCAAGAATACGTTAACTGAATACCATCAAGCCATAGAAAACATGACGAATGTACTTTTGGATGTTGAAGTGATCGAAGGTAAAAAAGTACGTGAGATCATAGAGAATTATGAAAAAGAGCATAATATGAAAAGCCGTCTAGCACATGGTGACAAGATAGCCAAAGCAGAAGCTGAAGCTGCCGAGAAAGAAAAAACCGACGAGTAACGAATGAAAAATGCAAAGCTTATCTATATCCTGCCAAATCTGTTTACTGCAAGCAGCATTTTTGTAGGAGTGATAAGTATGGTCGAAGCAAGTCAGGGGAACGTTGTACTTGCTTCATGGCTCATTCTCTTGGCACTTCTCTTTGACGGTTTGGATGGGCGTATCGCACGTATGACAAACACGACAAGCCAGTTTGGTGTAGAGTTTGACTCTTTGGCAGACATTATCTCTTTTGGGATCGCTCCTGCCATGCTACTCTACTTTTTCATAGGCCATGAATTTGGACGTTTTGGTATCCTCGTCTCTGCACTCTATGTGATCTTCGGGGCGATCCGTTTGGCACGATTTAACATCTCTACGGCCAAGACCGACCCCAATGTATTTATAGGACTGCCCATCCCTACTGCAGCCATCTTTGTCTCGATGTGGATACTCCTCTTTCACAAATATACACTTGAAGGTTACGGCATTATATTGCTTTTTTTGACGCTTGGCATTGCTGTGCTGATGGTAAGTAACTTTCGTTACCCTTCATTTAAGAAAG is a genomic window of Sulfurovum sp. XGS-02 containing:
- the hisA gene encoding 1-(5-phosphoribosyl)-5-[(5-phosphoribosylamino)methylideneamino]imidazole-4-carboxamide isomerase is translated as MTILPAIDLKDGKAVRLSKGLMESAKIYSDEPWQVAKRFEELGSEWVHLVDLNGAFAGKPENLEQIRQIREHCNLKLELGGGIRDEETIKMYLELGIDRLILGSIAVKDAQFVKDMAAKYPIVVGIDAIDGMVAVEGWGEVSDMKATDLAREFANAGVQAIICTDVGRDGMMTGVNVDFTLEIQKASGVETIASGGLKDMTDINALINAGIDGTIVGKAFYEGTLDLEEAFKVANAR
- a CDS encoding 50S ribosomal protein L11 methyltransferase, producing the protein MQDKYYELTITLNDDFVDFIADFIANIYGEGLELGKGKIILRSESDLTFVKDALVSLSGTLNDTITMDYTLEEKENVNWIKTYQDSIQPIEAGKFYIFPSWYEPKEECINIKIDPALAFGSGHHATTFSCLEAISTYVDAGKSVIDVGCGSGILGLACKKLGANVELCDTDPLSVESCQENFALNEETYDKLWEGSIDKAEGTYDVVIANIIADVLRFIAKDLKSACKEDGTLILSGILDKKEDLVVESFKELTLVKRILKDEWVTLVYKKEING
- the ftsH gene encoding ATP-dependent zinc metalloprotease FtsH produces the protein MAKQNNNQENNNNNNFFNNNPLLAFALFSIVIIMIFKSFVGDSGGLGNMLDSSNNVTQTKTVKYSEIKSEIEKGSVTSVKLTPTTVEAIADVNGRKTRFVAQNVPTYDKDLIPLLEEKHITYEGIMGGGFLSDLLGSLVPILIFFAIWIFLAKKMSKGMGGGILGAGKADKLINSEKPDTKFHDVQGVEEAKDEVKEIVDFLKFPERYIELGAKIPKGLLLVGPPGTGKTLLAKAVAGEASVPFFSVSGSSFIEMFVGVGASRVRDLFAQAKKEAPAIIFIDEIDAIGKSRASGGQMGGNDEREQTLNQLLAEMDGFGTDTPVIVLAATNRPETLDAALLRAGRFDRQVLVDKPDYDGRLAILKVHSKDVKLAANVDLTIVAKQTAGLAGADLANIINEAALLAGRFNKKEIEQEDLLESIERSFVGLEKKNRKISEVEKKIVAYHESGHALMAELTEGATRVTKVSIIPRGLGALGYTLHLPEDEERFLKQKHELMAEIDVLLGGRAAEEVFIGEISTGAGNDLDRATAILKDMVSVYGMTDVAGLMVLSRSQNSFLGGGAVSTDYSEKMAEDMDNYIRSTLNERYTYVKNTLTEYHQAIENMTNVLLDVEVIEGKKVREIIENYEKEHNMKSRLAHGDKIAKAEAEAAEKEKTDE
- the pssA gene encoding CDP-diacylglycerol--serine O-phosphatidyltransferase — its product is MKNAKLIYILPNLFTASSIFVGVISMVEASQGNVVLASWLILLALLFDGLDGRIARMTNTTSQFGVEFDSLADIISFGIAPAMLLYFFIGHEFGRFGILVSALYVIFGAIRLARFNISTAKTDPNVFIGLPIPTAAIFVSMWILLFHKYTLEGYGIILLFLTLGIAVLMVSNFRYPSFKKVNLDKHMVFKTMIMLMLTASLLYLFSAEGFAIIIFGYILYGPLRALRTLNVRNIKIKR